The segment TTCCGCCTGGAGAACATGGCGTACGATATCGCGAAGGCCGGCGCGGCAGTTGCCTGCGAAACGCTTGCAGAATACAATGACGACGTGCTGAACTGCCGTACAGGGAAGCTTGGCCAGGTCGTGGAACGCAAGTTTGTCGCGGGCTGCATGGGGCCGATATCTTGTGCCGAGGGCGAGGGCTGTGCATGCGGGTTCCGCGACCTGGTAGATGCCTTCGCGGAACAGGCGCGCGGGCTTCTGGACGGAGGCGCGGATATTTTGCTTTTAGATGGCGTGAACGACGCGCTGAACGTGAAGGCCGCGCTGTATGCGATAGATAAGGTGTGCAACGAGCGTAATGAACTTGTCCCGATTATGGTTTCGGGAATGGTTTCGGAACCCGGGGGGCGCATGACGTCGGGCCAGACGGTGGATGCCCTGCGGTACAGTGTGAGTAGTTTCCCGGTGTTCTGCATCGGGCTGGAGGGCGCCGGTGACGAACACGACGTTTTCCCCTACCTGAAGGGCATGGGGAATGCTCCTGTCCGCATGAGCGTAATGGAAGGTGTCAATCTCGGGGCAGTCAAGCCGCATGATAGCGAGTCGGTCAAGGAATGCGCGAAAAGGATTTGGCGCTATTCCGACGACGGGCTCGTGAGTATTGTCGGTGGTGACCGCGGAGCTGGACCCGATACGGTGCGGTTCTTTGTAAAGGCGTTGAAGGGGTGCCGTTCGAGGCGTGTCCCGGCGCGGCGCTACAACATGCTCCTGAGCGGGCTCGACCCGATGGATATTGCGAACGAGGGCCCTTGCGTGATGGTTGGCAAGGAAGACGGCGTGAAAATCCTTGCGGTAAACCTGGATGCGGGTGGCGCTATTGCCGACGCGCACCTTTCCCGCATTCCCGTGATGGTGGAATCCGCGAAATGGGACAAGCTTGTTGCTGGCATGGAATGCGTGCAGGGCAAGGGTATAGCCCGTTCTATTAGCCTTGCCGAAGGCGAAGAAGTGTTCCTCGTGAAGGCTGCCGAAATCCGCAAGCGCGGGTTTGCCGTAGTTTGCTTTGCCGAAGACGAAAATGGCCCTGCAGAAACGTTCGAGCGCGAAACCGCCATTGTCGAACGCATGTACCGCCTGCTGGTGGGCAAGCTGAACTTCCTTGCCGAAGACATCGTTTTTGAACCGAAGATGCCTGCTGAAGACCCGGTGAACATGCTTTTCAAGGTGTGCCGCTACGTGAAGGCGAACTTGCCTTATGCCCATGTGCTGGGCGATGCTTCGATGCTTGGGCTTGCTTTTGATGACGAAGAAATCCAGGCGGGGCTGCGCTCGGTCTTTTTGCACCATGCGAAAAAGGCCGACCTTGACTTTATCGTGATGGATGCGGAAAGGTTCCCGGTTTACGAAGAAATTCCGTACAGGCTGAGTTGCCTGCTAGAGGACTGCGTGCTTTCTCGCACTCCTGACGCAAAAGCAAAACTCATTGCGTCAACGAAGTGAGCATTATTGTCATCCCTGCTTGTATGATTGTCATCCCCGCGAAGGCGGGGATCTCCCTTACTGCCAGCTATTGACGAATCCCATTCCTATCGCGAACTTGATTCGTGTGGGCGAGGCTACATCCGGGAGTAGCGGAACATCGATGGGCGAGGGCTTCCAGCTGCCGTCCCTTCCGTTCTCGTCGCCGATGCGGCTGAGGGCGCGTGCGAACGTGAG is part of the Fibrobacter sp. UWR2 genome and harbors:
- a CDS encoding homocysteine S-methyltransferase family protein, coding for MNLSQAYQDLARACNGRILVMDGDFGSQLSLQMLKEKDFRGEMFADHSVDLMGNDAILCVTAPNRVKKVHRAYLEAGADIIRTNTNNATSFGQSAFRLENMAYDIAKAGAAVACETLAEYNDDVLNCRTGKLGQVVERKFVAGCMGPISCAEGEGCACGFRDLVDAFAEQARGLLDGGADILLLDGVNDALNVKAALYAIDKVCNERNELVPIMVSGMVSEPGGRMTSGQTVDALRYSVSSFPVFCIGLEGAGDEHDVFPYLKGMGNAPVRMSVMEGVNLGAVKPHDSESVKECAKRIWRYSDDGLVSIVGGDRGAGPDTVRFFVKALKGCRSRRVPARRYNMLLSGLDPMDIANEGPCVMVGKEDGVKILAVNLDAGGAIADAHLSRIPVMVESAKWDKLVAGMECVQGKGIARSISLAEGEEVFLVKAAEIRKRGFAVVCFAEDENGPAETFERETAIVERMYRLLVGKLNFLAEDIVFEPKMPAEDPVNMLFKVCRYVKANLPYAHVLGDASMLGLAFDDEEIQAGLRSVFLHHAKKADLDFIVMDAERFPVYEEIPYRLSCLLEDCVLSRTPDAKAKLIASTK